The Porites lutea chromosome 11, jaPorLute2.1, whole genome shotgun sequence genome includes a region encoding these proteins:
- the LOC140951744 gene encoding uncharacterized protein, giving the protein MLIADLFLRYRKRFRVAIFALLLITPSQSSKAPNGCPEVATALAKNPSLDVLVKEPNFLPNAVKCLQETIRLIGETDWKTVQAMMPPEITKFIHNIGLHIMGNAKAYATGAGLVFMSVYLCYKGAELSAEAKDLALEHEKFQEEFDLLEQELIQIRSFIATDIVLQWKTGNTVQMVKNIEKLIEKLDRSFTILKELANQTRHNAKKCESGKAWSVFYGVLATGACAGAICTGNKGVYTTVCGVSIGTICFSCNTYTTNDETLEKSARLRQDAKDWRMEIAKYRANLDIVKMKLEMY; this is encoded by the coding sequence ATGCTGATAGCCGATTTGTTTTTACGATACCGGAAGCGTTTCCGAGTTGCGATTTTCGCTTTGTTACTCATCACTCCAAGTCAGTCCTCGAAGGCACCAAATGGATGTCCAGAGGTTGCCACCGCCTTGGCGAAAAACCCGAGCTTGGATGTCCTAGTAAAAGAGCCTAACTTCCTGCCAAACGCAGTGAAATGTCTTCAGGAAACCATAAGATTAATTGGAGAAACCGACTGGAAAACAGTTCAAGCAATGATGCCACCGGAGATTACAAAATTTATCCACAATATCGGCCTGCACATAATGGGTAACGCCAAAGCGTATGCTACAGGAGCGGGGTTGGTTTTTATGTCAGTGTATCTCTGCTATAAGGGTGCTGAACTATCGGCAGAGGCAAAAGATCTCGCACTGGAACACGAGAAGTTTCAGGAGGAGTTCGACTTGCTAGAACAAGAACTGATTCAAATCAGATCTTTCATAGCCACGGACATTGTGCTACAATGGAAAACTGGTAATACTGTTCAAATGGTAAAGAATATTGAAAAGCTGATTGAAAAACTGGATCGCTCCTTTACAATACTTAAGGAATTGGCTAACCAGACCCGCCACAATGCCAAGAAGTGTGAGAGTGGTAAAGCATGGTCTGTTTTTTACGGAGTACTTGCCACTGGCGCTTGTGCAGGTGCGATCTGTACGGGGAATAAAGGGGTGTACACTACTGTTTGCGGTGTCAGTATTGGTACAATCTGTTTCTCCTGCAACACCTATACAACGAATGACGAGACTCTGGAAAAGTCTGCGCGTCTGCGACAAGACGCAAAGGACTGGCGAATGGAAATCGCAAAGTACCGCGCTAACCTCGATATTGTCAAGATGAAGCTGGAAATGTATTAA
- the LOC140951965 gene encoding uncharacterized protein, which produces MFSKGRTYSRFRFHFSRVLLLAFLLNSVNSPTQAFFLPGECVEVLKNPSLAALKNDPKFQMNLKDCMQRIVMGLRQTNWKAVQVSIPKDLKDLIGKIPNLMEKAVPYTGTELVLLSFYLVGKSIELYQNAVDLEIDYRRHHIVFPKEELTIIIDSIENDFLPQFQNGNTANIPRKIKKLSQMLSRYLKVLEDLLQSVYKDVKKGTSNRIWSAAYGSAAVAVCGSSFIGGNPVVITITCGAGIGTATKFYDTYIYTGKTLEKLDLLWKEAAEMRKKIGKYNVILELMQLRDED; this is translated from the coding sequence ATGTTCTCCAAAGGCCGGACGTATTCTCGCTTTCGTTTCCATTTCAGCCGTGTTTTACTTTTGGCGTTCTTGCTGAACTCAGTAAACTCTCCAACTCAGGCTTTCTTTCTGCCGGGAGAATGTGTAGAGGTACTGAAAAATCCCAGCTTGGCAGCACTAAAAAATGATCCAAAGTTCCAAATGAACCTAAAAGACTGTATGCAGAGAATAGTCATGGGTTTGCGGCAAACCAACTGGAAAGCAGTGCAAGTCTCGATCCCTAAAGATTTGAAAGATCTTATTGGAAAGATTCCAAACTTGATGGAAAAGGCAGTTCCCTATACGGGTACAGAGCTTGTGCTGTTGTCTTTTTATTTAGTGGGCAAGAGTATAGAGTTGTATCAGAATGCAGTGGATTTGGAAATAGACTACAGACGGCACCACATTGTTTTCCCAAAGGAGGAACTAACAATCATTATAGATTCAATAGAGAACGATTTCTTGCCACAGTTTCAAAATGGTAACACTGCCAACATACCACGAAAAATTAAGAAGCTGAGTCAAATGCTGAGTCGATATTTGAAGGTGCTAGAGGATTTGCTTCAATCTGTTTACAAGGATGTGAAGAAAGGCACTAGCAACAGAATATGGTCTGCTGCATACGGTTCTGCTGCCGTTGCTGTGTGTGGTTCCTCGTTCATCGGTGGGAATCCTGTGGTAATCACTATTACATGCGGTGCTGGTATTGGTACTGCAACGAAGTTTTATGACACCTACATATATACAGGCAAGACGCTTGAAAAGTTAGATCTGCTATGGAAAGAGGCCGCGGAGATGCGTAAGAAGATCGGCAAGTACAATGTCATTCTTGAGCTCATGCAGTTGAGAGATGAAGACTAA
- the LOC140952119 gene encoding uncharacterized protein: protein MLQNRNNFRFPYCGSVISFVVVLVMISPTEAVGVPKECIEVATYGQKLWMTGSTVIEIKQLVNFIDCVKELYKIYKTTADWKVPKEVLAVIRKVPNLGKKSLAVAKREGLCFVSVYLLYRTVDLYDRAMNLNIDFQMYRKEFESLQIDLQQVIHLIHEELLPNWRHLSTGVLRKITLDVDEKLSRYHAELMQLLQHIDDDIKKGRLGIAWAFAFQLGSAALCGVSALVGNVPGAISAFVASFTGLAGIRSFALTVQQLESLQNDVEGTLIEIEECRFLLLQKLLYSEIFVFLFNALFLVSVIALFKLNLPQPLSIKAQGGNN, encoded by the coding sequence ATGCTCCAAAACCGAAACAACTTCCGCTTTCCCTACTGTGGTAGCGTGATCAGTTTTGTGGTGGTTTTGGTGATGATTTCTCCAACGGAAGCAGTCGGCGTGCCCAAGGAATGTATAGAGGTAGCCACTTACGGTCAAAAGTTGTGGATGACAGGGAGTACCGTGATAGAGATAAAGCAACTGGTAAACTTTATTGACTGTGTAAAGGAACTGTACAAGATATACAAGACAACAGCTGATTGGAAGGTTCCAAAAGAAGTCCTAGCTGTCATCCGTAAGGTACCAAATCTGGGGAAAAAGTCACTTGCCGTTGCCAAGCGGGAAGGGCTGTGTTTTGTGTCGGTGTATTTGCTGTACAGGACTGTGGACCTGTACGATCGCGCTATGAACTTGAACATAGACTTCCAGATGTATCGTAAAGAGTTCGAATCACTTCAAATTGATCTGCAACAAGTCATACACCTAATACACGAGGAGCTTCTACCAAACTGGAGGCACCTTAGCACCGgagttttgaggaaaattacACTGGATGTGGATGAAAAGTTAAGTCGCTATCACGCAGAACTCATGCAGCTGCTTCAACACATTGACGACGACATCAAGAAAGGGCGTCTTGGTATTGCATGGGCTTTTGCTTTTCAGTTGGGATCCGCTGCTTTGTGCGGAGTGTCAGCTTTGGTTGGAAATGTACCAGGAGCTATATCTGCATTCGTCGCCAGTTTCACAGGCCTTGCTGGCATTCGTTCTTTCGCATTAACAGTTCAACAGCTGGAATCACTCCAAAACGATGTGGAGGGTACGTTAATTGAAATCGAAGAATGTCGCTTTCTTCTTCTGCAGAAGCTATTGTATTCAGAAATTTTTGTCTTCCTCTTCAATGCCCTTTTCCTTGTTTCTGTCATTGCTCTTTTCAAGCTGAATCTGCCGCAACCGCTGAGCATTAAAGCTCAAGGAGGCAATAACTAG